From a single Fusobacterium ulcerans ATCC 49185 genomic region:
- a CDS encoding TSUP family transporter, with the protein MFGLMEGMDLSGFIFLGVACFFAAFIDAIAGGGGLISLPAFLASGLPAHVALGTNKVAACCSTIASSAKFAQSGKINWQLMKKLAAFSFIGAVLGVKTVVMIDSKYLYPIAIVLLIMVLIYTLRNKNLGEENRFEGLNGQNVKWGIIMAFALGFYDGFFGPGTGSFLIFAMIRIFKIDFTNASGNAKILNLSSNVASVIMFVSMGKVAYIYSFSMAAIMVVGAIIGAKMAVTKGTKFIKPMFLIVTTVVLSKMIAESIFGIDVGAGIKNLMSMFIK; encoded by the coding sequence ATGTTTGGTTTGATGGAAGGTATGGATTTATCAGGGTTTATTTTTTTAGGAGTAGCTTGCTTTTTTGCAGCTTTTATTGATGCAATAGCAGGTGGAGGAGGACTTATCAGTTTACCAGCTTTTCTGGCGTCTGGACTTCCTGCTCATGTGGCACTTGGTACAAATAAGGTAGCAGCTTGCTGTTCTACAATAGCCAGCAGCGCTAAATTTGCTCAGTCAGGAAAAATTAACTGGCAATTGATGAAAAAATTAGCAGCATTTTCATTTATTGGAGCAGTACTTGGAGTAAAGACAGTAGTAATGATAGATTCAAAATACCTCTATCCAATAGCGATAGTTCTTCTTATTATGGTGTTGATATATACACTTCGTAATAAAAATCTTGGAGAAGAGAATAGATTTGAGGGATTGAATGGACAGAATGTAAAATGGGGAATTATAATGGCTTTTGCTTTAGGTTTTTATGATGGATTCTTTGGCCCAGGAACAGGTTCTTTTCTTATATTTGCTATGATTAGAATATTCAAGATAGATTTTACTAATGCAAGTGGAAATGCAAAAATATTAAATCTTTCAAGTAATGTGGCAAGTGTTATAATGTTTGTATCTATGGGAAAAGTAGCATATATTTATTCTTTTTCTATGGCTGCTATAATGGTGGTTGGAGCAATAATTGGTGCTAAAATGGCAGTGACAAAAGGAACAAAATTTATAAAACCTATGTTCCTCATAGTAACTACAGTAGTTCTTTCAAAAATGATTGCTGAATCTATATTTGGAATAGATGTAGGAGCAGGAATAAAAAACCTGATGTCAATGTTTATAAAATAA
- a CDS encoding type I phosphomannose isomerase catalytic subunit, translated as MYPLKFKKNLVKKVWGGRKFKEILNMELPDDELYGESWEVSSHKGGLSYVENGEFQGKSLIELIEKYGKDILGEEITDKFKGKFPLLIKYLDINDRLSVQVHPSDEYALRVEGEFGKSESWYIMEASDDATLILGIKAGITKEIFKEKVEAKEFDGLFNTVKVKKGDFINLCPGVVHATMEGSILICEVQQNSDTTYRIYDFDRLVDGKLRELHIDKALDVIDFERDVEITTDVGRKKILLAGAEKEELIRGEYFSIDKYLVDGEFKDEINRNFKIYSILDGEGKIIYNGEEYQAEKGDTYFIPAGLELKITGKLEILKSFM; from the coding sequence ATGTATCCATTAAAATTTAAAAAGAATCTTGTAAAAAAAGTATGGGGTGGAAGAAAATTTAAAGAAATTTTAAATATGGAACTTCCAGATGATGAATTATATGGAGAATCTTGGGAGGTAAGTTCTCACAAAGGTGGACTATCTTATGTAGAGAATGGTGAATTCCAAGGAAAATCTTTAATAGAACTTATAGAAAAATATGGAAAGGATATATTAGGAGAAGAGATAACAGATAAATTCAAAGGGAAATTTCCTCTTCTTATAAAATATCTTGATATTAATGACAGACTTTCAGTTCAGGTACACCCAAGTGATGAATATGCTTTAAGAGTAGAAGGAGAGTTTGGGAAAAGTGAAAGCTGGTATATAATGGAAGCTAGTGATGATGCCACTCTTATACTTGGAATCAAAGCAGGAATAACAAAAGAGATATTTAAAGAAAAAGTAGAGGCAAAAGAATTTGATGGACTGTTTAATACAGTAAAAGTGAAAAAAGGGGACTTTATAAATCTATGTCCAGGAGTTGTTCATGCAACTATGGAAGGATCTATCTTGATTTGTGAAGTACAGCAGAATTCAGATACTACTTACAGAATATATGATTTTGACAGACTGGTTGATGGAAAACTTAGAGAACTTCATATAGATAAAGCACTTGATGTAATAGATTTTGAAAGAGATGTAGAAATAACAACTGATGTGGGAAGAAAGAAAATACTTTTAGCAGGAGCAGAGAAAGAGGAACTTATCAGAGGAGAATATTTCAGCATAGATAAATATCTTGTAGATGGAGAATTTAAGGATGAGATAAATAGAAATTTTAAAATTTATTCTATATTAGATGGTGAAGGTAAGATAATATATAACGGAGAAGAATATCAGGCTGAAAAAGGGGATACATACTTTATTCCAGCAGGGTTAGAATTAAAAATAACTGGAAAGTTAGAAATTCTTAAATCTTTCATGTAA
- the abc-f gene encoding ribosomal protection-like ABC-F family protein codes for MSLINISNLTFAYDGSGENIFENVSFQIDTDWKLGFTGRNGRGKTTFLNLLLGKYEYKGSISDGVIFEYFPFEIKDKTLKTIDIINSLNRDYQMWELEREVSLLDISEDVLYRGFDTLSNGEQTKILLAVLFLREDRFLLIDEPTNHLDAEGREVVAEYLKSKNGFILVSHDRRFLDNCIDHILSINRTNIEIQKGNFSSWQMNKEMQDNFEIAKNYKLKKDIKRLEQAAKRTSEWSDKKEEKKSKKSYGGRAPAMIDKGFVGAKAAKMMKRSKNLEARQNSALEEKTKLLKNIELSESLKIKPEEYHSNRMITLDKVSIFYGEKEVCRNISFVIEKGDRIALRGKNGSGKSTILKLILGEDLKYTGNLYKGSRMKISYVSQETGFLKGKLSDFARDSSIDETLFRAILRKMDFSREQFEKDLSSYSGGQKKKVLVARSLCEKAHLYVWDEPLNFIDVLSRMQIEELLLEFQPTIIFVEHDMVFSETIANKIVKL; via the coding sequence ATGTCACTTATAAATATATCAAATTTGACATTTGCCTATGATGGCAGTGGAGAAAATATTTTTGAAAATGTATCTTTTCAGATAGATACAGATTGGAAACTTGGATTTACTGGAAGAAACGGAAGAGGGAAAACGACTTTTTTAAATCTTCTTTTGGGAAAATATGAATATAAGGGAAGTATTTCAGATGGGGTTATATTTGAATATTTTCCATTTGAAATAAAAGATAAAACTTTAAAAACAATAGATATAATAAACAGCTTAAACCGTGATTATCAGATGTGGGAGCTTGAAAGGGAGGTGTCCCTTTTGGATATCTCAGAAGATGTATTATACAGAGGGTTTGATACATTATCTAATGGAGAGCAGACTAAAATACTTCTTGCAGTTCTTTTTTTGAGAGAGGATAGATTCCTTCTTATAGATGAGCCTACCAACCACTTAGATGCAGAGGGGAGAGAGGTAGTTGCTGAATATCTTAAATCTAAAAATGGATTTATTCTTGTATCCCATGATAGAAGGTTTTTAGATAACTGTATAGATCATATTTTATCAATAAACAGGACAAATATAGAGATACAAAAGGGAAATTTTTCATCATGGCAGATGAATAAAGAAATGCAGGATAATTTTGAAATTGCCAAAAACTATAAATTAAAGAAAGATATTAAAAGATTAGAACAAGCAGCTAAACGAACTTCAGAATGGTCAGATAAAAAAGAAGAAAAGAAAAGTAAAAAAAGTTATGGGGGAAGAGCTCCAGCCATGATAGATAAAGGATTTGTAGGTGCAAAGGCAGCTAAAATGATGAAGAGATCAAAAAATCTTGAAGCAAGGCAGAATTCTGCTTTAGAAGAAAAAACGAAACTTCTTAAAAATATAGAGCTTTCAGAGTCCTTAAAAATAAAACCTGAAGAATATCATTCAAATAGAATGATAACTTTAGATAAAGTTTCTATATTTTATGGAGAAAAGGAAGTGTGCAGAAATATTAGTTTTGTTATAGAAAAAGGAGATAGAATCGCTTTAAGAGGTAAAAATGGTTCTGGAAAATCTACTATATTAAAGCTTATATTAGGAGAGGATTTGAAATATACAGGAAATCTTTACAAAGGAAGCAGAATGAAGATATCCTATGTATCACAGGAAACAGGGTTTCTTAAAGGGAAGCTTTCAGATTTTGCTCGTGACAGCAGTATAGATGAAACATTATTCAGAGCTATATTAAGGAAGATGGATTTTTCAAGGGAGCAGTTTGAAAAAGATTTAAGTTCATATAGTGGAGGGCAGAAAAAGAAAGTCCTTGTAGCTAGAAGTCTATGTGAAAAAGCACATCTTTATGTGTGGGATGAGCCATTGAACTTTATAGATGTTCTTTCAAGAATGCAGATAGAGGAACTTCTTCTGGAATTTCAGCCTACTATAATATTTGTAGAACATGATATGGTATTCTCTGAAACTATTGCAAATAAAATAGTAAAATTATAA
- a CDS encoding BglG family transcription antiterminator, which translates to MAMTRDILNLIKNITQNKINTLEENSKIMDLSERSLRYKIDDCNYHLNILKLPELNIKKGIITFSSTLDTVVEKINENIYLYSFSQDEREKIIINFYLFKKEPTTIEDISIFLGVSAVTLKNDIKRIKKYLKTFMLNLSNENNKCLTITGDERNVRKLLLDILLKNYDIAFKNDEIIITKTYYHGFFIPWKEMDDFFDKAITDKAYKLLKNILKENNKNISDEAFKVLFFYILILLNRYKNHEITTIKNMNFLSNTPEYQGVKEFLKEPEFSEGELLTLTEYFLGSNTFNFDHSFYGNWVQIETFIMQLIKEVSKFGYSGLDKDETLLEGLINHIKPAIYRAKTGIQLSSEIYNDFKESYPLILSQVEEAWKKCDFQGLSMSDEEIAYIAMHFQLAIKRVKKRVFKDILIVCGSGYSTSKFLAESIQEKFSVNIVDTIPYNMLETYKNVENIDLIITTISNLESTLLPVVTVSPILSKEDVRKLEALHLSQSKNKIKLSKLLELTKRNADIHDEENFIKDMKRHFKNEILDDISKASFLKFTDMISMSRIEKREKADSWEEAIKMSGEKLLHENIVSEGYLDEIIDLINKFGSYMVIQEGIILSHARGNESVLKTGISVLLLDEPVEFPENEKVKLLITLASKDKREHLNGLMEFINTLREVKLLDTLENCQTISEIYITFKNLFN; encoded by the coding sequence ATGGCCATGACTAGAGATATTCTAAATCTCATAAAAAACATAACTCAGAACAAAATCAACACATTGGAAGAAAATTCTAAAATTATGGATCTCAGTGAAAGAAGTCTTAGATATAAGATAGATGACTGTAACTACCATTTAAATATTTTAAAACTTCCAGAGCTAAATATTAAAAAAGGCATAATCACTTTTTCTTCTACACTGGATACAGTAGTGGAGAAAATAAATGAAAACATATATCTTTACAGTTTTTCACAAGATGAAAGAGAAAAGATAATAATCAACTTCTATCTTTTCAAAAAAGAGCCTACTACTATAGAAGATATAAGTATATTTCTAGGAGTAAGTGCTGTAACATTAAAAAATGACATCAAACGTATAAAAAAATATTTAAAAACATTTATGCTGAATCTTTCTAATGAAAATAATAAATGCCTCACTATCACAGGAGATGAAAGAAATGTCAGAAAACTTCTTCTGGATATTCTTTTAAAAAACTATGATATTGCATTTAAAAATGATGAAATAATCATAACTAAAACATATTACCATGGATTCTTTATTCCATGGAAAGAGATGGACGATTTCTTTGATAAAGCTATTACAGATAAAGCATACAAGCTTTTAAAAAATATTCTCAAAGAAAACAACAAAAATATAAGTGATGAAGCTTTTAAAGTTTTGTTCTTCTATATTCTTATACTTCTTAACAGATATAAAAATCATGAAATAACTACAATAAAGAATATGAACTTTCTGTCAAACACCCCTGAGTATCAGGGAGTAAAGGAATTTCTCAAAGAACCTGAATTTTCAGAGGGGGAACTTCTCACACTTACTGAATATTTTCTTGGAAGCAACACTTTCAATTTTGATCATTCATTCTATGGAAACTGGGTGCAGATAGAAACCTTCATAATGCAATTGATTAAAGAAGTAAGTAAATTTGGATATTCTGGTCTGGATAAAGATGAAACTCTTCTGGAAGGACTTATCAACCATATAAAACCTGCTATCTACAGAGCAAAAACAGGAATACAGCTAAGTTCAGAAATATATAATGATTTTAAAGAAAGCTATCCACTGATACTATCTCAAGTAGAGGAAGCATGGAAAAAATGTGATTTTCAAGGACTGAGTATGTCAGATGAAGAGATAGCATATATAGCAATGCACTTTCAGCTGGCAATCAAAAGAGTTAAAAAAAGAGTATTTAAAGATATTCTCATAGTATGTGGTTCAGGATACAGTACTTCTAAATTTTTAGCAGAGAGCATTCAGGAAAAGTTCTCAGTAAATATTGTGGATACTATTCCATATAATATGCTTGAAACTTACAAGAATGTTGAGAATATAGACTTAATAATAACTACTATATCTAATCTGGAGAGTACTCTTCTCCCAGTGGTAACTGTATCTCCAATATTGAGCAAAGAAGATGTAAGAAAGCTGGAAGCTCTTCATCTTTCTCAATCTAAAAACAAAATAAAATTATCTAAACTTCTAGAACTTACAAAGAGAAATGCAGATATACACGATGAAGAAAACTTTATCAAAGATATGAAAAGACACTTCAAAAATGAAATACTAGATGATATTTCAAAAGCAAGCTTCTTAAAATTTACTGATATGATCAGTATGTCAAGAATTGAAAAAAGAGAAAAAGCTGATAGCTGGGAAGAGGCAATCAAAATGAGTGGAGAAAAACTCCTTCATGAAAATATTGTGTCTGAAGGTTATCTTGATGAAATAATAGATCTTATCAACAAATTCGGAAGCTATATGGTAATACAGGAAGGAATAATTCTCTCTCATGCCAGAGGAAACGAAAGTGTATTAAAAACAGGTATAAGCGTTCTGCTGTTAGATGAGCCTGTGGAATTTCCTGAAAATGAAAAAGTAAAACTTCTTATCACTCTTGCCAGCAAGGACAAGAGGGAGCATCTCAATGGATTAATGGAATTCATTAACACATTAAGAGAAGTAAAGCTTCTGGACACTTTAGAAAATTGTCAAACTATTAGTGAAATTTACATAACATTTAAAAATTTATTTAATTAG
- a CDS encoding PTS sugar transporter subunit IIA: protein MALINANRILLNKTMKNKNEAIKEMAKLFVEDGVVDNYDEYLKSLMDREAIAETAVGYEVGLPHGKSTAVKYPAVAFARLSNDIMWSEEEQETAKFIFMLAIPSAAAGNEHINILVNLSKKILDDDFRDLLSKSNDVEEIMNAINN from the coding sequence ATGGCATTAATAAATGCAAATCGTATCTTATTAAACAAAACTATGAAAAACAAAAATGAAGCAATTAAAGAGATGGCAAAATTATTCGTTGAAGATGGGGTAGTGGATAATTATGATGAATATCTTAAATCTTTAATGGACAGAGAAGCTATTGCTGAAACTGCTGTAGGTTATGAAGTAGGACTTCCTCATGGAAAAAGTACTGCTGTGAAGTATCCTGCTGTAGCTTTTGCAAGACTTAGCAATGATATTATGTGGAGTGAAGAGGAACAGGAAACTGCAAAATTTATATTTATGCTTGCTATTCCTAGTGCTGCTGCTGGAAATGAACATATCAACATTCTTGTAAATCTTTCTAAAAAAATATTAGATGATGACTTTAGAGATCTTTTATCAAAATCTAATGATGTAGAAGAAATAATGAACGCAATAAATAACTAA
- a CDS encoding PTS fructose transporter subunit EIIC → MKKTLLELRKHLLFGTSHMLPFIVAGGVLLSLAVMMGGKGAVPDSGLLKNISDMGIAGLTIFPAVLGGYIAYSIADRPGLAPGMIGSWIAVQQYSTGFLGAIIVGFLAGFIVNQLKKIKLPASMKSVSTIFICPLFGTLITCGVVMWVIGTPIALMMAGLNGWLTGMQDASKAVLGAILGGMTAFDMGGPINKVATLFAQTQVGEHPWLMGGVGIAICTPPIGMGLATFLAPKKYSQDEKEAGKAAILMGMIGISEGAIPFAVSDPLRVLPSIVVGGMVGNIIGFIMNVINHAPWGGWIVLPVVEGKIGYIIGTIAGAAVTAIMVNTMKKPISELKEAIEAEKKEEELELELDFD, encoded by the coding sequence ATGAAAAAAACTTTGCTAGAACTTAGAAAACATCTTTTATTTGGAACTAGCCACATGCTTCCATTTATCGTAGCAGGAGGAGTACTTTTATCACTGGCTGTTATGATGGGAGGAAAGGGAGCTGTTCCTGATTCTGGACTATTAAAAAATATATCTGATATGGGTATTGCTGGTCTTACTATATTCCCAGCTGTTCTTGGTGGATACATTGCTTACTCTATAGCTGACAGACCTGGACTTGCTCCTGGTATGATAGGTTCTTGGATTGCTGTTCAACAATATAGCACTGGGTTCTTAGGTGCTATAATAGTTGGATTCTTAGCTGGATTTATCGTTAATCAATTGAAAAAAATCAAACTTCCAGCAAGTATGAAATCTGTTTCAACAATATTCATCTGTCCACTGTTTGGAACTTTAATTACTTGTGGAGTAGTTATGTGGGTAATAGGAACTCCTATTGCATTGATGATGGCTGGATTAAATGGTTGGTTAACTGGAATGCAGGATGCCAGCAAAGCTGTTCTTGGGGCTATACTTGGAGGAATGACTGCATTTGATATGGGAGGACCTATCAATAAAGTTGCTACATTATTTGCTCAGACTCAAGTTGGAGAGCATCCATGGCTTATGGGAGGAGTTGGTATAGCTATCTGTACTCCACCTATTGGAATGGGACTTGCTACATTCTTGGCTCCTAAAAAATATTCACAAGATGAAAAAGAAGCAGGTAAGGCTGCTATACTTATGGGAATGATTGGAATTTCTGAAGGAGCTATTCCTTTCGCTGTATCAGATCCATTAAGAGTACTTCCATCTATTGTTGTTGGTGGTATGGTTGGAAATATTATCGGATTTATAATGAATGTTATCAATCACGCTCCATGGGGTGGTTGGATTGTACTTCCAGTAGTTGAAGGAAAAATAGGATACATCATTGGTACTATTGCTGGAGCTGCTGTCACAGCTATCATGGTTAACACTATGAAAAAACCTATATCTGAATTAAAAGAAGCTATTGAAGCTGAAAAGAAAGAAGAGGAACTTGAATTAGAATTAGATTTCGACTAG
- a CDS encoding PTS fructose-like transporter subunit IIB has product MKIVAVTACPSGVAHTYMAAEALKKAGEKLGVEVKVETQGGIGIENVITEADLTNTDYVVLTKEVAIKNEERFKGKKIVRVKIADAVKKAEEIVKKLIEHHNSNN; this is encoded by the coding sequence ATGAAAATAGTTGCTGTTACAGCTTGTCCATCAGGAGTAGCTCATACATATATGGCTGCTGAAGCTCTTAAAAAAGCTGGAGAAAAATTAGGGGTAGAAGTAAAAGTAGAAACTCAAGGTGGCATTGGTATTGAAAATGTTATCACAGAAGCTGACTTAACAAATACAGACTATGTAGTTTTAACTAAAGAAGTTGCTATTAAAAATGAAGAGAGATTCAAAGGGAAAAAAATAGTAAGAGTTAAAATAGCAGATGCTGTAAAAAAAGCAGAAGAAATAGTAAAAAAACTTATTGAGCATCATAACTCTAATAATTAA
- a CDS encoding M23 family metallopeptidase, producing MKLKSKILIFLLLIVICGMIIPQKFSMPVENATRRDYNQKSFWFYPWGKSITHKGVDIFAKSGTNVLSSTIGLVIYEGNLKSGGNVVLVLGPKWRLHYYAHLKTIDTKRFSFVKRGEKIGSVGDTGNAAGKPHHLHYSIVTLIPYPWLKDDSRQGWRKMLYLNPIEYLNKAEN from the coding sequence ATGAAACTAAAATCAAAAATACTTATATTTTTACTGCTGATAGTAATATGTGGAATGATTATTCCTCAAAAATTTTCTATGCCTGTGGAGAATGCTACAAGGAGGGATTACAATCAGAAAAGCTTCTGGTTTTATCCATGGGGAAAATCTATAACTCATAAGGGAGTAGATATATTTGCTAAATCTGGAACAAATGTACTAAGCTCTACAATAGGACTTGTTATATATGAGGGAAATTTAAAGTCAGGAGGAAATGTCGTATTAGTCCTTGGACCTAAATGGAGATTACATTACTATGCTCATTTAAAAACCATAGATACAAAAAGATTTTCTTTTGTAAAAAGAGGAGAGAAGATAGGGAGTGTAGGAGATACGGGAAATGCAGCAGGAAAGCCTCATCATCTTCATTATTCAATAGTTACATTGATTCCTTATCCTTGGCTGAAAGATGATTCAAGACAGGGCTGGAGAAAGATGCTGTACCTGAATCCAATAGAATATTTAAATAAAGCAGAGAATTAA
- a CDS encoding cupin domain-containing protein encodes MNFINLFENFNTNGKLLLPEKIISFKDILWSKHPTFEGVELKHLLTSKETNGEFSYHLVKIAPNKKIGSHIHETQLETHEVISGSGICINSEKEFIYESGSISIFPIKVPHEIIAGKDGLYLFAKFIPALL; translated from the coding sequence ATGAATTTTATAAACTTATTTGAAAATTTCAACACTAATGGAAAACTTTTACTGCCAGAAAAAATAATCTCTTTCAAAGATATTCTATGGTCTAAACATCCAACATTTGAAGGAGTAGAGTTAAAGCATTTACTCACATCAAAAGAAACAAATGGAGAATTCAGCTATCATTTAGTAAAAATAGCTCCAAACAAGAAAATTGGCAGCCATATCCATGAAACTCAACTAGAAACTCATGAAGTGATATCTGGAAGCGGTATCTGTATAAATTCAGAAAAAGAATTTATATATGAATCAGGAAGTATATCTATTTTTCCAATAAAAGTACCCCATGAAATAATTGCAGGTAAAGATGGATTATATCTTTTTGCAAAATTTATTCCAGCTCTTCTTTAA
- a CDS encoding helix-turn-helix domain-containing protein, with the protein MSEKRKIDFFHYLNTGIELVISENSPHSYPLHNHISVFIIGMVLNGEIKLKIANKSYNYKLRQIFIIPPYIPHEIKSLNSYSLLSICINKNLLREEGITGIQRILNLILENIMESKKIDREEIDLLLNSLKILEKYTNIDEDRELEKVKKYLEIFPENILTIDEMADIAFSSKFNFIRKFKKSIGLTPHQFQIQNRIRKAQKLLEKLSITTEVALTTGFYDQSHFIRNFKKIVKMTPLEYQSSIKRINLFKEELE; encoded by the coding sequence ATGTCAGAAAAAAGAAAGATAGATTTTTTCCATTATTTGAATACTGGAATAGAATTAGTTATAAGTGAAAATTCTCCTCATTCCTACCCTCTCCATAATCATATATCTGTTTTTATTATTGGAATGGTATTAAATGGAGAGATAAAACTTAAAATAGCAAACAAGTCCTATAATTATAAGCTAAGACAAATTTTTATAATTCCCCCGTATATTCCTCATGAAATAAAATCTTTAAATTCATATTCTCTTTTAAGTATATGTATAAATAAAAATTTATTGAGAGAAGAAGGTATTACAGGAATCCAAAGAATATTGAATCTCATATTGGAAAATATAATGGAGAGTAAAAAAATAGATAGGGAAGAAATTGATTTGCTTTTAAATAGTTTAAAAATTTTAGAAAAATATACAAATATTGATGAAGATAGAGAGTTGGAAAAAGTAAAGAAATATTTGGAAATATTTCCAGAAAATATTTTAACTATAGATGAAATGGCAGATATTGCATTTTCAAGCAAGTTTAATTTTATAAGAAAATTTAAAAAAAGCATAGGACTTACACCACATCAATTTCAGATACAAAATCGTATAAGAAAAGCTCAAAAGCTTTTAGAAAAACTTTCTATAACAACAGAAGTGGCTCTGACTACAGGATTTTATGATCAAAGCCACTTTATAAGAAATTTTAAAAAAATAGTAAAAATGACACCTTTAGAATATCAATCTTCAATTAAGAGAATTAATCTTTTTAAAGAAGAGCTGGAATAA